One region of Ursus arctos isolate Adak ecotype North America unplaced genomic scaffold, UrsArc2.0 scaffold_33, whole genome shotgun sequence genomic DNA includes:
- the LOC113269868 gene encoding spermatogenesis-associated protein 31D1-like gives MSSSPCSSPGYSVVPPVSCSPLGRHQNTIHFRQLLCPDSSCEVCNSTTAEINRLLFPEALKDATPLATTPPVTSTSFTLSSDSSAVPPGDLISTSLPELSPPPASNFSPNPVIPVANFFPPSPPGDSLPPEPLTCLDSEFPVDHFPPQPLAFPPLPPLDAQTANPVVQTEATLSLNTIFSLDPTLSQDINPLPDLSQPVNHTETVACDHAPPTVSVSPPPDCSLTVTKSKSISISTKPVSESSSPDSPSGLSTHVPKITGIDHSRLSILDFPGWQTHAKDFFPSTLAPCDFHQEFLALHSSEASSRGDPAANFVEPGNLSLLSPDGLALLEKQLQKRSDVLMWKEMKKGSFPKQTITDKHDLAASLPFRSSKDQSKELHMHQQPPYPTTLEEGHLQQTPIQLFWGLPTLHSESLFSAAHVSDDCSSIFIFNRISNASAEQESPVVPHPLPLSLPENQPQLLTQTQGQSQPPPIPQVQPQAHLQSPLPILPSCPLPQIKICGVCYHRPQNESESLMSTEMEHLEWNVLQKEQESMWGLPTVVQRSQEDFCPSAPNPSLNRRASQAHVAICILPGQFPLSDELRTKLERHLRKRLIQHRWGMPRRIYESLSLMTRPSIFSEIPESQHYRGRTWISKSQSKLSASESVYEGASDILQLEDDDLEKDDDQKDKNDLEKDNNDLEKDNNDLEKDNNDKNLTVSVETAGQRQLENALKKHLSKKLEEISEGRLPGTVHNSWHSMKQALLLSEKSHTEVKQKSLSPSVVEDYSLNTFQELPFVESSAQQMLEAHIERFRKRMTWGLPPRVLESIELFKSIEATSRSSFSSSSNLISEVNFKPGSFNSLRGSSKYLHGDKEATAISAPILDRPLPATSTVGKEEQRIPRQSPSDINQEFAEDVQKIKDGRQTCTPVKHDTVGNRWPPKLPARQAGARQEPKDKSANSSGRGGMQQGKKMKNLEPAVVPTVSREIFRAKELDAHQSPFNILTTSKPGSSQIVKVNENKVKTTVPINPPPPNISIPQDPESSTLKEQLLHELKLKLENRKHSQAQAQCNGLPPAADTLTYKTSLTHAQGVSTGDMGASQVLHVHSEDTGIKREQQQEPWVSRHVLRKCQNNLPPAAMTMSSKAQELGGGDAGLGTSQLRRNSFHPTEDVALKKRFSTEHVVLKEKLESKPSQTLSQMGQPPSESLLRKKMKHFLQWLNPGIKCKKQENFQEKGSPLSSVESRGLLKGQTAFTGTTKAQKITPDVGKFLQEKMGCRHAIDSTCSQQPIPSPIKFGKTQQKAQVWAQAQPVQGYPFNYRASSYKETNTKLCRQEVVCAGQGRTGSIRQIRDQYMPQKAVAFKDQLLYQKYPLSMPHREPAPHPNTTCRHQAGQGPRVTLTTAEGTAFRELSQLFRQKTLLQNFQGGKFPTPK, from the coding sequence ATGTCCTCCTCCCCTTGTTCCAGTCCTGGCTATAGCGTTGTACCTCCTGTCTCCTGCAGCCCTCTAGGCCGGCATCAGAATACCATCCACTTTCGTCAACTGTTATGTCCAGACTCCTCCTGTGAGGTATGTAATAGCACAACTGCTGAGATCAATCGGCTGCTGTTCCCGGAGGCCCTGAAAGATGCTACTCCTTTGGCTACCACACCTCCTGTGACTTCCACATCATTCACTCTCTCCTCTGACTCCTCAGCAGTCCCTCCAGGAGACCTAATATCAACTTCTCTGCCTGAGCTTTCCCCACCACCTGCCTCCAACTTCTCACCTAACCCAGTGATCCCCGTGGCTAACTTTTTTCCACCCTCACCACCGGGTGATTCTTTGCCACCAGAGCCTCTTACTTGCTTGGATTCCGAATTCCCTGTGGATCatttcccaccccagccccttgcctttcctcctctcccaccattAGATGCTCAGACAGCGAATCCTGTTGTCCAAACAGAGGCCACTTTGTCTCTAAATACCATCTTCTCTCTGGACCCTACCCTTTCCCAAGATATCAACCCCTTACCGGACTTGTCCCAGCCAGTGAATCACACTGAGACCGTTGCTTGTGATCATGCACCACCAACCGTGTCTGTTTCACCACCACCAGACTGCAGTTTAACTGTGACTAAATCTAAATCAATTTCCATCTCAACAAAGCCTGTTTCAGAGAGCTCATCTCCAGATAGCCCTAGTGGGTTGTCTACTCATGTCCCCAAAATCACAGGCATCGACCACTCCAGATTGTCAATTTTAGACTTCCCTGGGTGGCAAACTCATGCCAAAGACTTCTTCCCTTCAACCTTGGCTCCATGTGATTTCCACCAAGAGTTTCTGGCCCTCCATTCTTCAGAGGCTTCTTCCAGGGGAGACCCTGCAGCCAACTTTGTAGAGCCTGGTAACCTCTCACTTCTCAGCCCTGATGGCCTGGCACTTCTAGAGAAACAACTTCAAAAGAGGAGTGACGTCCTGatgtggaaggaaatgaaaaagggttcttttccaaaacaaacaattACTGATAAACATGACTTGGCAGCCTCCCTTCCTTTCAGGAGCAGCAAAGACCAATCAAAGGAGCTGCATATGCATCAGCAGCCCCCATATCCTACAACTTTGGAGGAGGGCCATTTACAGCAAACCCCTATCCAGCTCTTCTGGGGTCTCCCAACTCTTCATAGTGAGTCCTTGTTCTCTGCCGCCCATGTCTCAGATGATTGTTCCTCCATCTTTATTTTCAACAGAATCTCAAATGCCTCCGCAGAGCAGGAATCCCCAGTAGTTCCCCATCCTCTTCCTCTATCCTTACCTGAGAACCAGCCTCAACTCCTGACTCAAACCCAGGGCCAATCCCAGCCCCCACCTATCCCTCAGGtccagccccaggcccacctTCAATCCCCACTCCCAATCCTGCCATCTTGTCCTCTACCCCAGATTAAGATCTGTGGAGTGTGTTATCACAGACCTCAGAATGAATCAGAGTCTCTCATGTCAACTGAAATGGAACATCTGGAATGGAATGTGTTGCAGAAGGAACAGGAAAGTATGTGGGGTTTACCCACTGTTGTCCAAAGATCCCAGGAGGACTTTTGTCCTTCAGCTCCTAACCCTTCTCTTAACCGTAGGGCCTCCCAGGCCCATGTTGCAATCTGTATCCTTCCTGGTCAGTTTCCTCTCAGTGATGAGCTTCGGACAAAACTAGAGCGTCACCTTCGAAAGAGGCTCATCCAACACCGGTGGGGCATGCCCCGCAGGATCTATGAGTCTCTATCACTGATGACGCGTCCAAGTATTTTTTCAGAGATACCTGAGTCACAGCACTATCGTGGACGCACATGGATCTCTAAGAGTCAGAGTAAATTGAGCGCATCTGAAAGCGTCTATGAGGGGGCCTCAGACATCCTTCAGCTAGAGGATGATGACCTGGAGAAGGACGATGACCAGAAGGACAAAAATGACCTGGAGAAGGACAACAATGACCTGGAGAAGGACAACAATGACCTGGAGAAggacaacaatgacaaaaacttAACAGTGTCTGTGGAGACTGCAGGCCAGAGACAACTTGAAAATGCTCTGAAAAAACATCTGAGCAAAAAGTTAGAAGAAATCAGTGAGGGTCGGCTCCCTGGGACTGTGCATAATTCATGGCATAGTATGAAGCAGGCATTGCTTCTTTCTGAGAAATCCCACACTGaagtaaaacagaaaagtttGTCACCATCAGTGGTTGAGGACTACTCCCTGAATACCTTCCAGGAGCTTCCCTTTGTTGAATCTAGTGCACAACAGATGCTGGAAGCCCATATTGAAAGGTTTCGTAAGAGGATGACATGGGGACTTCCCCCCAGGGTCCTTGAATCCATAGAGCTCTTTAAATCGATAGAGGCCACATCCCGTTCTAGCTTTTCCTCCTCATCCAACCTGATTTCTGAGGTAAATTTTAAACCTGGGAGCTTCAACTCCCTTAGAGGAAGCTCTAAATATCTCCATGGAGACAAAGAAGCAACAGCGATTTCAGCCCCCATCCTGGATCGTCCTCTCCCTGCCACCTCAACTGTGGGCAAGGAAGAACAGAGAATTCCGAGGCAATCACCCTCTGATATCAACCAAGAGTTTGCAGAGGATGTTCAGAAAATTAAGGATGGCAGACAGACTTGTACACCTGTCAAACATGACACCGTAGGCAACAGATGGCCCCCAAAGCTGCCTGCAAGGCAAGCTGGGGCCAGACAGGAGCCAAAGGATAAGAGTGCAAATTCCAGCGGTAGAGGAGGAATGCAACAAGGCAAAAAGATGAAGAATCTAGAACCTGCTGTTGTGCCCACAGTGTCCAGGGAGATATTCAGGGCCAAGGAACTTGATGCTCACCAGTCACCGTTTAATATCTTGACAACCAGCAAGCCAGGAAGCTCCCAAATTGTAAAGGTGAATGAGAATAAAGTCAAAACTACTGTCCCCATTAACCCCCCCCCACCAAACATATCAATTCCCCAAGATCCTGAATCATCAACCCTTAAAGAACAACTGTTGCATGAGTTAAAGCTGAAACTGGAGAACAGAAAGCATAGCCAGGCACAAGCCCAATGCAATGGCTTGCCCCCTGCTGCAGATACTTTGACTTATAAGACCTCACTGACTCATGCCCAGGGTGTCTCCACTGGGGACATGGGAGCTTCCCAAGTGCTGCATGTCCATTCAGAGGACACAGGAATTAAGAGGGAACAACAGCAGGAGCCTTGGGTCTCTAGGCATGTCTTAAGGAAGTGCCAGAACAATCTCCCACCAGCTGCAATGACCATGAGTTCCAAGGCACAAGAGCTTGGTGGAGGGGATGCAGGATTGGGGACATCCCAACTTCGAAGAAACAGTTTCCACCCTACTGAGGATGTGGCATTGAAGAAGAGGTTCTCTACTGAGCATGTGGTATTGAAGGAAAAGCTGGAAAGCAAGCCTTCCCAGACCCTATCACAGATGGGTCAGCCTCCTTCTGAAAgccttctcagaaaaaaaatgaagcattttttGCAATGGCTTAATCCTGGGATAAAAtgcaaaaagcaagaaaacttCCAGGAAAAGGGCAGCCCTCTATCATCTGTGGAAAGCAGAGGCCTTCTTAAAGGTCAAACTGCCTTTACTGGGACGACCAAAGCTCAGAAAATTACGCCAGACGTTGGGAAGTTCCTACAGGAGAAAATGGGGTGTCGGCATGCAATAGATAGCACCTGCTCTCAACAGCCCATTCCCTCCCCAATCAAATTTGGGAAAACTCAGCAGAAAGCACAAGTGTGGGCCCAGGCACAGCCTGTCCAGGGGTATCCTTTCAACTACAGGGCTTCCTCCTATAAGGAGACAAATACCAAGCTCTGCCGCCAAGAAGTAGTCTGTGCAGGCCAAGGCCGTACTGGAAGCATCAGACAGATCAGAGACCAGTATATGCCCCAGAAAGCTGTGGCATTTAAGGACCAGCTACTGTATCAGAAGTACCCCCTATCCATGCCCCACAGGGAGCCTGCACCCCACCCAAACACCACCTGTAGGCATCAAGCTGGCCAGGGGCCTCGGGTCACACTCACCACTGCTGAAGGCACTGCGTTCAGAGAGCTGTCTCAACTATTTAGACAGAAAACCCTTCTCCAGAATTTCCAGGGGGGGAAATTTCCTACCCCAAAATAA
- the LOC113269869 gene encoding spermatogenesis-associated protein 31D3-like → MENPQLECESLRDLGGWVGVNFARPARVTYVCSGPGCSFVPPVSCSPLGRHHHINHFRQLLCPDPFCEVCNSTTAEVNRLLFPEALEDATSSVIPLVSTAPVTDSSFTSSPDSSEVPPGDLIPAPLTEPFPPPPSIFSPNPMTPLADFLLPSPASHSLPLEPKALDSEFPVSHSIPQPLAFPPLLLHDIQKGDPVVQPEATLPVSTVSPLDPTISQESNLLPTLSHTRNPIDSFVCIHEQPTLSVSPPSDCTLTVTQSKSISISLKSVPEKSSPESLGGLSTYVPTIRGSDCSSPSISEFSCWQAHAKNMFLPPLSHSDFQQEQVYLHLPETYVWRDSATKHKEASELSFPGPKFQALLERQMKKRMAFQILEKKVKEEGPFSKQIWSENRWTSLGNSLQPFDVQVTTAPKTGWDTEGKPEQLRIYQQLLCVKYLGENLHQKYRQLFWGLPSLHSESLVATLLFSSSTSPLESHFVLFNGIHNTSAVKMQDQASPPLPHSHSLPLPSVHPQPLPQTMSQSQPLPFTQVNTQAHFQSCLPIIPSSSSSQIRDCGVSFHRSKNESDSHIPTENQHLEWHVLQKQQESLWGLVPVFQKSQETIYPRAPNLPLVSQSSHAYVPVSILPGHFHITCEPQETMELHSPRKIIPRWCLHDYRNVESLALMEPQCKLTEISQQKGRHVHSQFSELQGHSSKDLAKIELSLPGSFHERVPINFQLRKDMRRNLGYILEKSPEDSPQRVSECYLVKGLTAALETSNCVCHSRNYSGNELLNVSRKDTDQNQTKGILRLHMSKKFWQITAGRIPIGVCDSWLADDNTLSFSRSSQTAMENTNSKKNIVGRVYCQITTPDLSFLDPNTRQVLEAHIIRFRMSQRWGLPLRVLESIKFYMLREAKTWPLPQFDIPSSAMHLSGVDSKAEFLKPFEGSSKIFLGDRVRTTNSVPILDCPLPAMSSVDNEGQGVLKVSHSDTDHKPVECIQIAECGSQTFQPLTHSIRAQIRPSEIVPDNTCGPEVSTRQAGAGREPRDENVSSSNRVEMVQGKVMVEKNLEQFAASNLSRDIFDTEELYTLQSQSCDTLTTSELGSSKMLNVNMSKVETALATEDPSTKILAPQDSKLSDLKGQLLSELKFKLGSEEHDQARGCPTDMPFTSDSLTSKASLSQSQSGCSRDMEASQVLHVQVEDSRISKDRQQESWDSKLAFCKCQPKNFPQRKSAKKVRPQDSKARKCKSEDSGVGTSVGRKESHRVEDRKLESPSPSLSQNEQFPPESYFRKKTRQFFQWINSKKKIAGQQASPQQKAKFMSTLEQHQEPVESVATFMSDGPPEAHRLMTTIGKILEEKLACRYGSEVSELSQLQEEIQAQGGPGKRHPSNYRALCDPQQKKRASIKSCSQEAVCADQNRLTSVGQSRDRVRHPRKVATFKDQLFSQSQPPSSLPSGESVSHPSPTCVHQVRQALLATRGDPDESTVFSDLTLLLKQKMLLQHFQGEKFP, encoded by the coding sequence ATGGAAAATCCTCAGTTAGAATGTGAAAGTCTTAGGgatttgggtgggtgggtgggggttaACTTTGCCAGACCTGCCAGGGTCACATATGTTTGTTCTGGTCCTGGCTGCAGCTTTGTACCTCCTGTCTCCTGCAGCCCTCTAGGCCGGCATCATCATATCAACCACTTTCGTCAACTGTTATGTCCAGACCCCTTCTGTGAGGTGTGTAATAGCACAACTGCTGAGGTCAATCGGCTGCTGTTCCCAGAGGCCCTAGAAGATGCTACTTCCTCTGTGATCCCCTTGGTTTCCACAGCTCCTGTGACTGACTCATCATTCACTTCATCCCCTGACTCCTCAGAAGTCCCTCCAGGAGACCTAATACCAGCCCCTTTGACTGAGCCTTTCCCGCCACCCCCCTCCATCTTCTCACCTAACCCAATGACCCCTTTGGCTGACTTTCTCTTACCCTCACCCGCCAGTCACTCCCTGCCACTAGAGCCAAAAGCCTTGGATTCTGAATTCCCAGTGAGCCATTCCATACCCCAACCCCTTGCCTTTCCCCCTCTCCTACTACATGACATTCAGAAAGGGGATCCTGTTGTCCAACCAGAGGCCACTCTACCTGTGAGTACTGTCTCCCCTCTTGACCCCACCATTTCACAAGAGAGCAACCTCTTACCAACTCTGTCCCATACAAGGAATCCCATTGATTCATTTGTTTGTATTCATGAACAGCCAACCCTGTCTGTTTCACCACCATCAGACTGCACTTTAACTGTGACTCAATCTAAATCAATTTCCATCTCATTGAAGTCTGTTCCTGAGAAGTCATCTCCAGAGAGCCTTGGTGGGTTGTCCACTTATGTTCCAACAATCAGAGGTAGTGACTGTTCAAGCCCATCAATTTCAGAATTCTCCTGTTGGCAGGCTCATGCCAAGAACATGTTCCTCCCCCCATTATCACACTCTGATTTTCAGCAAGAGCAAGTTTACCTCCATTTACCAGAAACCTATGTCTGGAGAGACTCTGCTACTAAGCACAAGGAGGCCAGTGAGCTTTCTTTCCCTGGCCCTAAATTCCAGGCACTCTTggagagacaaatgaaaaagagaatggcTTTCCAGATTTtggagaagaaagtaaaagaggAGGGGCCATTTTCCAAACAAATATGGTCAGAAAACCGATGGACATCCTTAGGGAATTCACTGCAGCCATTTGATGTACAGGTCACCACAGCCCCCAAAACTGGCTGGGACACTGAAGGCAAACCAGAGCAGCTGCGTATTTATCAGCAGCTCCTCTGTGTCAAGTATTTGGGGGAAAACTTGCATCAGAAATATAGGCAGCTCTTCTGGGGTCTTCCCTCTTTGCACAGTGAGTCCTTAGTAGCCACTCTCCTGTTTTCTAGTAGTACTTCCCCACTAGAGTCTCATTTTGTCTTATTCAATGGAATTCATAATACCTCTGCAGTCAAAATGCAAGATCAAGCATCTCCACCACTTCCTCATTcccattcccttcctctccccagtgtACATCCCCAACCCTTGCCTCAAACCATGTCCCAATCCCAGCCCCTACCTTTCACTCAGGTGAATACCCAGGCCCACTTTCAATCCTGCCTCCCAATCATACCATCTTCTTCTTCATCCCAGATTAGGGACTGTGGAGTGTCTTTCCATAGATCCAAGAATGAGTCAGACTCTCATATCCCAACTGAAAATCAACACCTGGAATGGCATGTGTTACAGAAGCAACAGGAAAGTTTGTGGGGTTTAGTCCCTGTGTTCCAGAAATCTCAAGAAACCATTTATCCTCGAGCTCCCAACCTTCCATTGGTTAGCCAGTCATCCCATGCCTATGTACCAGTCTCCATCCTTCCTGGCCATTTTCATATCACCTGTGAACCCCAGGAGACAATGGAGTTACACAGTCCAAGGAAGATAATTCCACGCTGGTGTCTCCATGACTATAGAAATGTAGAGTCCCTAGCACTGATGGAACCTCAGTGTAAATTAACAGAAATCTCTCAGCAAAAAGGCAGACATGTTCACTCACaattctctgagcttcagggCCATAGTAGCAAGGATCTAGCAAAGATTGAATTGAGTCTCCCAGGAAGTTTCCATGAGAGGGTCCCAATAAATTTCCAGCTAAGGAAGGATATGAGGAGGAATCTTGGGTATATCCTAGAGAAGAGCCCAGAAGACAGCCCACAAAGGGTCTCAGAATGCTACCTAGTAAAGGGTCTGACAGCTGCCTTGGAGACAAGTAACTGTGTGTGTCATTCAAGGAATTACTCAGGGaatgaattattaaatgtttCAAGGAAGGACACGGACCAAAATCAAACGAAAGGCATTCTTAGATTACACATGAGCAAGAAGTTTTGGCAGATCACTGCGGGTAGGATTCCTATAGGTGTGTGTGATTCATGGCTGGCTGATGACAATACATTGTCTTTTTCTAGGAGTTCCCAGACTGCTAtggaaaacacaaattcaaaaaagaaTATTGTGGGTAGGGTTTACTGCCAGATCACCACTCCagacctttcttttcttgatcCCAATACACGACAGGTGCTAGAGGCCCATATTATAAGATTTCGCATGAGTCAGAGGTGGGGTCTACCACTCAGGGTTCTTGAATCCATAAAATTCTATATGTTGAGAGAAGCCAAAACATGGCCTCTTCCCCAATTTGACATTCCTTCCTCAGCCATGCATCTTTCTGGGGTGGATTCCAAAGCTGAGTTTTTAAAACCATTTGAGGGAAGCTCTAAAATTTTTTTGGGAGACAGGGTGAGAACAACAAATTCAGTCCCCATACTGGATTGTCCTCTTCCTGCTATGTCATCTGTGGACAATGAAGGACAGGGGGTCCTGAAGGTATCACACTCTGACACTGACCATAAGCCTGTAGAGTGTATCCAGATAGCTGAGTGTGGCAGCCAGACTTTTCAGCCCCTTACACACAGCATCAGAGCTCAAATCAGACCCAGTGAGATTGTACCAGACAACACATGTGGCCCAGAGGTTTCCACAAGGCAAGCGGGGGCTGGACGTGAGCCAAGGGATGAGAATGTGAGTTCCAGCAACAGAGTAGAAATGGTTCAGGGCAAAGTGATGGTAGAGAAGAATTTAGAACAGTTTGCCGCGTCCAACCTGTCCAGGGATATATTCGACACCGAGGAGCTCTATACTCTTCAATCCCAATCTTGTGACACCTTGACAACCAGTGAGTTGGGAAGCTCcaaaatgttaaatgtcaatATGAGTAAGGTGGAAACTGCCCTGGCCACTGAAGATCCCTCAACAAAAATACTGGCTCCCCAGGATTCTAAACTATCAGACCTGAAAGGACAGCTCCTTAGTGAGTTAAAGTTTAAATTGGGGAGTGAGGAGCATGACCAGGCTCGAGGATGTCCCACTGACATGCCCTTCACTTCAGATAGCTTGACTTCCAAGGCTTCACTGTCTCagtcccagagtggctgcagcagagACATGGAAGCATCCCAGGTGCTGCATGTCCAAGTGGAGGACAGCAGAATTAGCAAGGATCGGCAGCAGGAGTCCTGGGACTCTAAGTTGGCCTTCTGTAAGTGCCAGCCTAAGaatttcccacaaagaaaaagtGCAAAGAAAGTGAGACCTCAGGATTCCAAAGcaagaaaatgtaaaagtgaGGACTCAGGAGTAGGGACATCTGTAGGCAGAAAGGAGAGCCACCGTGTTGAGGACAGAAAATTAGAGAGTCCTTCCCCATCGCTGTCACAGAATGAACAGTTTCCTCCTGAAAGTTACTTCAGAAAAAAGACGAGGCAATTTTTTCAGTGGAtcaattccaagaaaaaaatcGCAGGACAGCAGGCAAGTCCCCAGCAAAAAGCCAAGTTCATGTCAACCTTAGAGCAGCATCAAGAGCCAGTTGAAAGTGTGGCTACTTTCATGAGTGACGGGCCTCCTGAAGCTCATAGGCTCATGACTACCATTGGGAAGATTCTAGAAGAGAAGCTGGCATGTAGGTATGGATCTGAGGTCTCAGAGTTAAGCCAGCTGCAGGAGGAAATACAGGCCCAGGGAGGGCCTGGCAAGAGACATCCTTCCAACTATCGGGCTCTCTGTGACCCACAACAAAAGAAACGGGCAAGTATCAAGTCCTGCAGCCAAGAAGCTGTCTGTGCTGACCAGAACCGTCTTACAAGTGTCGGACAGAGCAGAGACAGGGTCAGACATCCCCGGAAAGTTGCGACCTTCAAGGACCAATTATTTAGCCAGAGTCAACCCCCTTCTTCTCTGCCCTCCGGGGAGTCTGTGTCTCATCCAAGCCCCACCTGTGTGCATCAAGTACGCCAGGCCCTTTTGGCCACCAGGGGTGACCCTGATGAAAGTACTGTGTTTAGTGATTTGACTCTTCTACTCAAGCAGAAAATGCTTCTCCAGCACTTCCAGGGAGAAAAATTTCCCTAA